CAGGTTAGGGGCAGGGGGAATATCCAAGTGCATCAATATCAATCATTGGAAGCTTACTGGATACTCAGCTACTATGTGTAGCTTGTGCACAAGAGGTGAATAGCACTTTTGTCCGTCTATGCTGCAGTGATGTCAGGCTCTTTGGCACCAAGTCAAATGGGAATTACATGCAATTGAGAGAGAAGACAGTTGACACAAAAAAAACCACTTGTGAATAATCATTTGAAACGGCAGTGTAATTCAGTCACATGCCTCTTAAAAAAGGGGAAGACCAGAAATGATATTCAAAAAATTAAGCACAATAGAACAGTGTACTTCCCTCACCCATGAAGTGAATTACTACAAAATAACTAGTGTTGGAGGGGGAGAAAATTACCCTTTTAAAATGAAGGATGCAGTCATACATGACTGTTAGTCATGTGTATGTTACTGTATATAATGAAAACTGAGCTGGAGAACAttggaggggggggtgggagggacagagtgggagaTAGGGAATGATAAGTGTTTCATAACATTTAAAGGCCGATAGCTAGTGTGGGTTTAAAACAAAGAAAAGGTTGGGTTATACACCTGCCCTATTGTTTCCTGCTGGCAAAGGCTAGGAACACTAGGCACAACCTGCTAAATATCCATTCCCCACCAGTGCCAAATGGTAGTTCAGTTATCAGTCTTAAGTtttattaaatttttaaaaaaatcacacaatgccttTAACACAGTTTAATTATCGTAGAAAGAGGCAAAGTCCTATCAGGAAAACATTGATTTGTCAATGACCTGCTCAAAGAGCAGGTTTGGAATAGCAGACCTGACCATCCAGTTTTACCAATAGGTCGATTTGGAGAATGGAGACATGACTCTGAATCTTCTCAATTTAAAATATAAAAAGAGAGGGATCTCAAACTCCCCCTTTGGGGCATTCCCTTTTACCAGTGTTCAGCAGTCCCCGTAGATGTTGGTTTAGATTTCTCCCAAGTCACGAAGAAATGTGGTGCTTTTCAATTTGAAGAACCTTCGCTATGAAATAAAAGCTTACAGTCCAGAGATTGTTGCTGCCACCATTGGTTCGGCTTTTATTGACTAAGAGCACAAGTCTCTTTCTGAAACTGTTCAGTATGTTGCTAGTCTCAATTTGAAAATTTAATCCTTTGTACAAATGATAAATCAACTCATTGCACCAAGAGGTAGAATTGCCCCAGATCGAATCACTTTCCTCACTGAATTCGAATAGGATTTGAGGCCAGTATGAAACGGAAATAACTTCAGAATCACCAGTCTCCTGTTAAGTGACTAAGTGCTTGTTGGAAACCAGCACAGCCAATGGGCACCAATGGCATAATGCCCCTTTCTCCAGCCTCCTCCCTAGTACGAGCTgccagacagagggagaggtggaAGGCTGTACAGTAACGCAAACAAGTGACCTTTCAGAATGCCTTTAAACATCTTCAGATTTCTATTGGGATCACAGCTGTTCCATCTGCCCAATACTGAGCTCCACTAACGACAGGCCGGTTTGTCCATGAAGGCAGTGGGATAGATAGAGGACAGTAAGCATTGGAGCAATTCAGCCACCCATTCATTTCAGACAGTTCAGGTCTACATAGAACACAGcagagagtgtgggactgtaACATAGCTGCAAATGGCAAAGAAATGGGTGGATAAACTCCTGGGAACCTTATGCTGTGGGAAAGTAATTGCGGGAGCTACGGAATTCCTGTTAATAGGGAAAATGCTCACGTTTCATAAAACATGCACAGATCAATCAGACCAGATCCTCAGGATCCACACATAGTCAACGAgtaaaccccccccccacccctccggCCCCTTGGTGGGCTGCTGTTGACAATTTGCGCCAACTCAAGATGGCTTTAAGTTCTCGAAGCTCTTCTCTACTCCATCTTCGtattgtgggggaggggtgagtggCTCCAGattgaccactgtgctgttgagGTTGCTTAAGTGGAGCCTGAAATTCTTGAGGTGCGATTTATCCGACAGAATTCGGCGGATCCTCTTCGAGCTGAATCGTCTGCCCGGGCGGCTCGATGTCTGCCCGTTCCCCGGCTGAGCAGTGGCACTAGGCCCTGCGACCCCGGTCGTGGGCAGCGCCACACCAACGTCCACCAGCGACTCGTAAGAGGGAAGAGCAGCCATGGTTTGGTCCCCCAGAGTGGCCTCGGCATCTCCTCTCGGCTGGGAGGACTCTCCTTGCATGACCTCGGCGTAACTCGGCACAGCCAACTGCTCGCTGAGGTCTGGGGCACTGCAGAAAAGATAGAACATTGTGAGAGTGAATACCCAGAACCAGGACATCCAGTAACAGCAAGGGGCTGTGCCCATATCAGCTCGGTCCTGGTTACACTGATAAATCCCCATTGCTGGTTGGTGCTGCAGGAGCTGTGGAAACAGGGGGCTCATTTTCAAATCACTCCAGCAGCCACACCTTCAAGGCCCCAAGCTCAGGAATACTCACCCCTCCTCAAAGCCCACCCCTCTGCCCAAGCTTTGGTCACTTAACCTAATGTGTCAGGCATAGCTTTATAACCTCTTGGGGCAATTCATAATGTTAAAAGGCACGATCCTAATACAAAGTTGTC
The Chiloscyllium punctatum isolate Juve2018m chromosome 16, sChiPun1.3, whole genome shotgun sequence DNA segment above includes these coding regions:
- the tmem51a gene encoding transmembrane protein 51a; protein product: MASENSSGSQYALTALGVGMLALGIIMMVWSVVPGFGKDNATSGGNSSSPTAEESKTKVSQVSYILCAGGVVLLLLSICLSVREKRRRRTQEEVHNAPCESTMLPDNAPDLSEQLAVPSYAEVMQGESSQPRGDAEATLGDQTMAALPSYESLVDVGVALPTTGVAGPSATAQPGNGQTSSRPGRRFSSKRIRRILSDKSHLKNFRLHLSNLNSTVVNLEPLTPPPQYEDGVEKSFENLKPS